A stretch of DNA from Gottschalkia acidurici 9a:
AAAATATACATATTAATGATGATACAATTGAAAAATATATTGATAGTATAAATAAAGAGATTAGTAGCTGTGCAGATATTTACAAGACAGGAAATATGATTCTAGATATTATATTAAATGAAAAGAAATCAATTTGTGATAAAAATAGTATAGAGTTTATTTCAGATATTAACTTTTCGATGTGCGATTTTATAGATATGGTAGATGTATGCAGTATATTTTCTAACATATTAGATAATGCAATAGAAGCTTGTGAAAAGATAGATAGCAAAACTATAGTCAAATACATAAAAATCAGAGGCACCATAGTTAATAAATTTTTTGTCCTAAAAGTTGAAAATTCTAAAATTAATAATGTTATTATGAAAGGCAATAAAGTAATAACTGATAAAAGAGATTCTTTTTTACATGGATTAGGAATAATTAGTATAAAAAGTTCGGTTGAAAAGTATAATGGAGAAATTGCTATTGAACACAAAAAAGACAAATTTATTATGAATATATATATTCCGTTGCAATAAAAGTTAACCAGTTATACCTAAAAAATGACCAGTTGTACAAAATACATTGAAGATATTAATGGATGATGTTATCTTAAGCATGAGAAGATTTAAAGGAGAAGAAAATGATTAAATCATGTGCTAATAAAGTAACATCTTTTTTAGTTTCCAATGATGCAATAAATGATGAAGAATATGAAGTGTACTCATATGGATTTGAAACGTTGTTAGCTTTTATAATAAATATATCGGTTATATTGTTATTAGGATTGATAGTAGGCAAGTTTGTTCAAACTTTGTTATTTTTAACTTGTTACTGTCCAATAAGACAATTTACGGGTGGGTATCATGCAAATAGTTATAGAAACTGTCTGTTAGTATTTGTATTTATATTTTCAATTAATATAATTACATTAGATAAATTAAGCTATATGAATCTTAATGAAGTTATAATATGTACAACCCTTATAAGTTATATAGGAATTTGTCTTTTAGCTCCTATTGAACATAGATACAATCCACTAAGTACTAGACAAAGAAAGAGTTATAAAAAAGTGGCTATACTTTTAACTAGTATAGTGCTCATATTTGTATTATTGGGTATAAAATATAAACCTATTTATGAATATGTATTATATTCAGCGTCTGTATTAGTGTGGATTTTTATAATGTTAATTTTAGCAATTATAAAAAAAATAAGGAGGGAATAAAGATATGAAAAAATATTTAACTTCTATACTAAAATATGTTGGATCTATATCAGCATTCGCGGTATCATTATCTGCAAATACGACATCTACTTGGATATCGCATCAACCTAAAGTTCCAGAAGGAGTTAGAAAATTTAAAAAGATTAATTAATATTATAAAATAGAAGGTTTCCTTACTATATATAAGTTGGGAAATCTTTTATTTTATTTAAAATCTAATTTGGACTCTCTCATTTTCTATAGATGGGAGACGGCTAACATCAATTCAGTAAATACTCGATGTATTTATAAAATTGAATATATGGAGTTGCTATAGGAAATGCTCTATAGCATAAAATACTCAAGCATTCGCCCTTGTGTAGTGAGCGAAAACCAAGCCTTGACCTACACAAGCATCGCTATATAATCGCCTATTGTGGTGGTTCTAGCCAAGAACAGAAACTGGTATTATTATAACTGTTGGAATAATAAAGGTATCTCGGACAGGATTGCTACATTGGTAGTATTGTCCAAGGAGCTCACACTCCTGTAGATGAGAGTAGTTCACGAGTTGGAGTCAAGAATTTAATCACTTTATTAAATCATTATATTAGAAACCAACCTTCTAAAGTTGCTTTCTAATATAATGTTTGCAGTAGTTATACCTAAATCCTTTAGAGCTCTTTTAAATCTTGATTTACTTCTAAATCATATCAATGTGAAAAGTATTTGTTTTAATCATAGATATCAGTATAGCTATATATTTTCAGTATAAATGGAAGTACAGTTTTCTTATTAAAAGATATTAAACCATACGATTACAATAATTTGTTACTATCAAATTAAGTACCAATTAACCATATGTGAAGGTGTGTAACAACCAGCCATTTATACTTAAGAGAAGACTAGTTGTACTAAATATATTGAAAAATAAATATAGAATGTTATCCTAGATATGTGGGATAAGGGTTTATTACTATAAAATTCATTTTTAGTCTTATTAAGACTAAAGTAAGATGAAACAACTTTCATAAGGGGTGGGGCTACATTATAGTAAAAATATGATATCAATAACTTTGTGAACTAAATAGTATAGAATAAAAAGCTACTTCACAGGATATCACAGAAATCATTATATTTTTCTTAATAAAAAATGTTTCTTGCTAGGTGTCTTTGCAAGAAACATTTTTTATCCTCTAATTAAACAGCTTTATTTTTTCCAGACACTTTATCTAGTCCAAATTTACTATGAAGTGCATTAAGAGCCTCAACACCTTTACCTTCCTCTATTATACAAGAGATTTTGATTTCAGATGTGCTTATCATACCGATATTTATTCCTAAATCGTATAGAGTTTGGAAGAAAGAAGATGCTATATCTGCACTTCCAGCTATACCAGTACCTACTATAGATACCTTAACTACAGATCTATCATATAGTACCTCTTTAGCTCCTATTTCTTCAGCAACTTTTCTTGTAACGTCTAAAGCTTCGTTAAGTTCATCACCTTTGACAGTAAAAGTAATATCATTTACTGAATTTCTAGTTACGTTTTGTATTATCATATCAAAGAATATACCATTAGAAGCTAAAGCAGAGAATACCTTAAAAGCTATACCAGGTTTATCAGGAACCTCTATAACTGATACTTTAGCTATATCTTTATCTAGTGCCACACCACTTACTATCGCTTTTTCCATAGAATTCACCTCCGCAATTTCTGTCCCAGGATTATCATTTAGACTAGATCTAACTATAAGAGGCATATTATACTTTCTAGCTAATTCTACGGCTCTTGGGTGAAGAACACCTGCGCCTAAACTTGCTAATTCTAACATCTCATCATAGCTAATCTTATCTATTTTGTTAGCTGTACTAACCAATCTAGGGTCTGTAGTATATACACCATCAACATCTGTATATATCTCACACTTTTTAGCTCCTATAGATGATGCTATAGCAACTGCCGAAGTGTCAGATCCACCTCTACCTAGAGTAGTTATATCGTTTTTTTCATTTATACCTTGGAAACCAGCTACTATAATTATGTTTCCTTTACTCAGTTCACTTTTAAGTCTTTGAGTATTAATCTCCTTAATACGTGCATTTTTATGCTTACCTGTAGTTAAAACACCACATTGAGGTCCAGTAAGTGAGATAGCTTTGTGCCCTAAAGAGTTTATGGCCATAGATAGAAGTGATATAGATATCTGTTCTCCAGTCGAAACAAGCATATCTAACTCTCTACTAGATGGATTTAGAGTTACTTGCTTTGCTTTCTCTATAAGTTCATCAGTAGTATCTCCCATAGCGGAAACCACCACTATTACATCACTACCACTTTCTTTAGTTTTAATAATTCTCTTTGCTACATTAAATATTCTTTCCACATTTCCTACGGATGTTCCACCATATTTTTGAACTATTATATTTTCCATCTAAAGTCCGTTATGCAAAACCTATTTGTTCAATGCACTTGATTTTGCCAAAAGTTTTACTAACGGGATTCACTCCCTTCTATAATATATTTTTATTACGATGTTATATATTAACGTTCTCGCTTTCGATTCTTAAATAGCAGAAACTTCCCTTTGGTAAATTAAGTTTAGCTATCATAGACTCCATACTTTCAGAATCTATTTTTTCTGTTAATATAACTAGTTCGTGTCCTGAAGATATAACCTTATGATTTAATCCAATATCATTAATACTATTTAATAACTTATCACTATTTACATTGGATACTCTCATATAGTAATTTCCTTTAAATAATTTAGAACCACTTGGTTTTATATCAGTGTTGTTAGTAAAGCTATACTCTTTATAGTTTTCAAGAACTATATCTAGTATATCAGTAACTACAGCATTTGCAGTAGGATTTTTACCAGCACCTCTACCATAGAATTGTAGCTCGTCTACTATGTCTCCCTCTATAGAAACGATGTTGAAAGCATCTTTTACACTAGCAAAAGGAGCAGAATCATCTACAAGTAATGGCTCTACAGAAGCCGAACATTCATTACCAGCAATAGTGGCACTCCCAATAAGTTTAGGTACAAGAGATAAATCTTTAAAGTTTTTTATATCTGAAGCAGATACAGAAGTTATACCTCTACACACAACATCATCAAAACCTACATGAGCTCCAAATCCTAAAGATGCTAATATAGAGATTTTTCTAGCAGCATCGAAACCTTCAATATCATCAGTTGGATCAGCTTCAGCATATCCGTATTTATGAGCTAGAGATAAAGCTTCATCAAAACTTAAATCTTCATCATACATTTTAGATAATATGAAGTTTGTAGTTCCATTTAATATCCCTTTTATATTAGAAACAGAGTTTATTTTTATAATGTCTTTAAGGCCTTTTATAACAGGTATACCGCCGGCAACACTAGCCTCATATAAAAGTCCTACGTTATTTTCATCAGCTAATTTGTGAAGTTCATCTAAGTATGGTGAGATAACTGCTTTATTAGCTGTAACTACATGTTTACCACTTCTAAGAGACTTAATGATATATTCATAAGGTAGTTCTATACCACCTAAAACTTCTACTAATATATCTATGCTAGAGTCGTTTAAAATGTCATCCACATTTTCAGTTAAAATACTAGGATCTACACCTAAACCTCTATCTTTGCTCTTATCTCTAACTAATATTTTAGATATCTCAATATTTTTTCCAGTAGCTTTTTTTAAGCTTTCCTTTTTATCTCTCAATATTTCATAAACCCCAGAACCCACAGTTCCCAGACCTAATAAACCAACCTTAACCATTACCAATAACCACCCTTTCGTATATAATTTATTATCCGATATTAAAAACCTAGCGCATAAAATAACCACTTTTAAATAGTTTTCGTTAATTAAACTTTATATATCAAAGCAAATGAACCCCGCTTAGTCACTACTTAAATATTTCAAAGTGTAATTGTATAAAAAACACTTGTGTTTCACTGAAAAACATTATATCATATAATAGACATTAATCAATAGGTTTTATAAATATTTTTAAAAAAATACTCGGAGGTAATAGATATGAGTTTATATTATAAAAGTACTAGAGGAGACAGTGAAAAAGTAAATTCACTAGAAGCAATAGTTAAAGGTATAGCAAATGATGGAGGTTTATATGTACCTTCATATATAGAAAAAATAGATATGAGCTTAAATGAATTATCTAAAATGAACTATCAAGAATTAGCATACTATATTATAAATAAATTCTTTCCAGACTTTAGCGAGGAAGAGCTTAAAGACTGTGTAAATAGTGCGTATGATGAAAAATTTGATACTAAAGAAATAGCACCAATAGTAGAAAAGTCAGGAGCTTATTTTTTAGAGTTATTTCATGGTCCAACATTAGCATTTAAGGATATGGCACTTTCAATACTACCTTATTTATTAAAAACATCAGCTACAAAATTAGACTATTTAAAAGAGATAGTAATACTTACAGCTACTTCTGGAGATACTGGGAAAGCTGCACTAGAAGGATTTAAAGATGTAGATGGAATAAAGATAATAGTTTATTATCCAGAAAACGGAGTTAGCGAAGTGCAAGAAAGACAGATGATAACTCAAGAAGGAAAAAACACTTATGTAGTTGGAATAAAAGGAAACTTTGATGATGCTCAAAGTGGAGTAAAGGAAGCCTTTAACAATAGAGAATTTAATTTAGATTTAGATAGTGAAGGATATGTATTATCTTCAGCGAATTCTATAAATATAGGAAGGCTAGTTCCACAAGTGGTATATTACTTCCACGGATATATAGAGCTTTTAAGAAGTGGTAAGATAAAAGAAGGAGATAAAATAAACGTAGTAGTTCCTACAGGAAACTTTGGAAATATATTAGCAGCCTTTTATGCTAAAAAAATGGGCTTACCTATAAACAGATTTATATGTGCATCTAATGAGAATAATGTACTATCAGACTTCTTTAAAGATGGTGTATATGATAGAAGAAGGGAATTAAAGCTTACTAATTCACCATCTATGGATATATTGATTTCAAGTAACTTAGAAAGACTATTATATGAATTAAGCGGTGAAGATGATGAGAATTTAAAAGAACTTATGGATAAACTTTCACAAGATGGTATATATGAAGTTTCGGATAGAATAAAAGTTGGATTAAAGGATTTCTATGGTAACTTTGCAACGGAAGAGGAAACACACAGTGCAATATCAAAAGTATACAAAGGTACAGATTATGTAATGGATACTCATACTGCGGTAGCTTATTCTGTATATGAAAAATATAAAGATGAAACAGGAGACAATACTCCTACAATAATAGATTCGACAGCGAGTCCATTTAAGTTCACAAGAAGTGTTAGTGATTCATTAGGAATAGAGATAGAAGGTAAGAATGACTTTGAACTTATAAAAGAACTATCTAACAAGACTGGACTAATAATACCAAATTCTATAAAGGATTTAGAAACTAGAGAAATCTTACACAAAACAGTTTGCAATAAGGATGAGATAAAAGAAGCTATAAAAAAATATTAAAAAGTTAGGTGAAAATTTATGATAGAGGTTATAGTACCAGCAACAAGTGCTAACATAGGGCCGGGCTTTGATACTTTAGGGATTGCACTCAATATTTACAACAAGTTTACAGTCGAAGAAATAGAGGCAGGATTAATAATAGAAGGTTGCGAAGAGAAGTATGCAGATGAAAGTAATCTAGTATACCAGTCTATGGTTAAGTGCTTTGAAAAAGTAGGATATGAGCCAAAGGGAATAAAAATATCTATAGAAACTGATATTCCAGTATCAAGGGGATTAGGAAGTAGCGCTACTTGTATAGTAGGCGGAATAATAGCTGCTAATGAATTAGCTGGATCTCCCTTAAATAAAAAGAAAATACTAGAACTTGCAACAGAGATGGAAGGACATCCAGACAATGTAGCACCTGCACTATTTGGAGGAATGATTACTTCCGTATATGACGAAAAAGTTTATTATAGTAAAGTAAATATAGCAAAAGGATTAAAATTTTTAGCCCTTATACCAAACTTTAAACTATCTACTAAAAAGTCTAGATCGGTACTCCCAAAAGTTGTTCCTCATAGTGATGCTATATTCAACGTAGGAAGGGTAGCACTTATGATATCAGCATTACAAAACGGAGAGTTTGATTTATTAAAGATAGGTGGTCAGGATAAATTACACCAACAATATAGAGGTGCTTTAATAGACGGATATGACATAATACTTGAACATTGTAAAAATATCGGAGTAAAAGGAGTATTTCTAAGTGGAGCAGGCCCAACTATACTTGTAGCAGTAGAAGAAGATGATAATGAAACTTATAAAGAGATAAATAAAATTCTTGATACATTGGAGAATAAATGGGAGATAAAAGAATTAAGTATAGACTATAAAGGAGCTTTCTTTAAGAAAGTTTAGATTAAAGATAGGAGTAGAGTATAATATGTATTCTATAGAAAGTAAGTATCTAGTGATAGATAAAGATATACTTCCTGATGTATTTGAGAAGGTATTATTAGCAAAAGAGCTTTTAAGAACAGGTGAGGTTAAGGAGATAACGGAAGCAGTTAAGAAAGTAGGAATAAGTAGAAGTACTTTCTACAAATATAAAGATAGTGTATTTACGTTAGATGAAAGATCTATGGGTAAGAAAGTTACACTATCTTTCTTATTGAGTCATATGCAAGGGGTATTATCGAATGTATTACAAACTATATCTGCTAACGGCGGGAATGTATTAACTATTAATCAAGACATTCCTATACATGATGTGGCAAATGTAAGCATAACTTTTGATGTTAGTCACATAAAGATAAGTATAGAGGAAGTAATAGAAGAAGTAAAAAGTATAGAAGGGGTTCAAAAGCTAGTAGTAGTTACTATGGAGTAGTCTCAACAATACAAAGGGGGAGTGAAATGAAACAAAAAAGGTTAGTTGCATTAGGGGTATTTATACTATTACTTATTTTAAATACTGCGTTTAGTAGTGTAGAAAATAGTATTTACACTTCTAAAGGAGAATGGTATGAAGAGATACACACTCAGGGTTCGATTGAACAATTAGCACTGTTAGAAGTTGACGGAATTATTCAAGACACTGGGTCTGGATATGCAGGACTTGGAACTAATTATAATCATCAGACATTTTTAAAACAACTTGAGTATGCTTTTGAAAATGAAAGTATAAAAGGAGTTGTTTTAAAAGTAAATTCACCTGGAGGTGGAGTATTAGAGAGTGATGAAATTCATAGAAAAATAAGCTTGCTGAAAAAAGAACATAAAAAGCCAGTAGTAGTATATATGGACGGGGTTGCAGCTTCTGGAGGATATTATATTTCAGCACCTGCAGATAAAATAGTTGCAAATAGAAATACTATGACAGGTTCACTTGGAGTTATAATGGAAGGGACAAATTATCACCAACTTGCAGAAAACTATGGGGTAAAAACAGATGTTATAAAAAGTGGGGCTTACAAAGATATATTTAGTCCTATGAAAGAGATGACCCCTGAAGAGCGAGCAATATTACAGTCCTTAGTAGATGAAAGTTATCAATTCTTTGTAGATGTCATATCTGAAGGCAGAAAATTAAGTAAGGAAAGAGTGCTAGAAATAGCTGATGGAAGAATTTATAGTGCATTACAAGCAAAAGAGTTAGGATTAATAGATGAAATCGGATACTTGGAAGATGCTATATCTAGTGCTGCTAAGCTTTCAAATGCAGATAATCCTACAGTCGTTAAGTTTAAGCAACCTAAGTGGTCCGCATTTGACACTGTATTTAGCTATGTATCAAAATACTATAATAAGTCATTAGGAACTAATATGATAGAAATAGATAAATTTACGAAATCAGACCGTCCAAAGCTAATGTATTTATGGATTCAATAAGGGGTGGTAATCATGAGGACTTATAGATTAGCAGGATTTTGGACTAGATTTTTGGCTTATATGATAGATATTTTAACCATTGTATCAATATCCGGAATAATATTAAGAGGTTATGCTAAGGAGATTCCTTTCTTAGGCATAAGTATGGTATCTATTGGTATAATTGGCTTTATATATTTTACAGTAATGACTAAATTGCTAGGTCAAACTCTGGGAAAAATGATTATGGGAATAAAAGTAGTTAGAATAGACAATAAAGAGTTAGACTGGATAACACTTGTATATCGTGAGGGAATTGGCAGATTTATATCTCAGCTTTTAGGACTTCACTTAGGGTATATATGGTGTGGTTTCAGTCCTCGAAAACAGACCTGGCATGATAGTATAAGCGATACATATGTAGTTTTTATAGATGAACTAACTTGTAAGCATATGATCGAAGTTCAAGAGTAGTATCTTGACCTAAATGTAAGGATTGAAATAAGCGTGTTAATAAATTAACAATAGTTGAAAATATAAAAGATATATTATAAGATAATGGTGAAATAAGAAATGTAATATAGAACCAGATGAAGATAGTGTGAGATATCTATTGGAGATAGCCGAAGAAGCAATATAAAAGTATGCCAACTTTTATAGAAACTTTCAGGCAAAAGGAACGCTATTGGATGGGTCTCTGAAGAGATCGATGTAAATCGACACCGAAGGAGAAATACACTTATGTGTAGAAGCTCTCAGGTTTGAAAACAGAGGAATATATAGGCAGCTTAATTTACGCGCCTCTATATTCCTTTTTTTATAACATAGCATGAAATTCTGTATTTACATAATAATTACAGAAGAGTGGGCTAAAAATACACAAAAATATAAGGAGGTAATATTATAATGGCTAAAAGAACAGCTCTTTATGAAATGCATAAAAAACACGGTGGTAAATTAGTAGATTACGCAGGATGGGAACTATCAAGTGACTTCGCAGGACTAGGACTTGTAGCAGAACATCAAGCAGTAAGAAATGCAGTAGGTGTATTCGATGTTTCTCACATGGGAGAAATCGAAATCAAAGGACCAGAAGCGTCTAAATTTGCTCAATATTTAATGACAAATGATTTAGATTCAATAGGAGACGGTCAAGTTATATATACTTACTTCTGTTATGAAGACGGAGGAATAGTTGAAGACTTACTAGTTTACAAACGTAATGATCAAGATTTATTATTAGTTGTAAATGGTGCTAACATAGATAAAGACGTTGAATGGATAAACCAACACGCTTCTAAATTTGATGTTACAGTTATAGATAGCTCACCACAAATATCAGAAGTAGCAGTTCAAGGACCAAAAGCTCAAGCAACTCTTCAAAAATTAGTTAACTTTGATTTAGATGAAATAAAATTCTTCCACTTCAAAGAAGATGTAGACGTAGCTGGAGTAAAATGTATAGTATCTAGAACTGGATATACTGGAGAAGACGGATTCGAAGTATACTTTGCAAATGATGATTCAATTAAAGTTTGGGAAGCAGTATTTGAAGCTGGAGAAGAATTTGGAATACAACCAGCAGGACTTGGATGTAGAGATACATTAAGATTCGAAGCTAACTTACCTCTTTATGGAAATGAATTAACAAAAGATAATTCACCATTAGAAGCTGGATACGGTTTCTTCGTTAAAGTGAATAAAGAAAGCGACTTCATAGGAAAAGCAGCTCTTCAAAAACAAAAAGAAGAAGGATTAAAAAGAAAAGTAGTTGGATTCGAATTAGTAGACAAAGGAATTCCAAGACACGGATACCCAGTTGAAGTAAATGGTAAAGAAGTAGGATATGTAACAACTGGATATGCAGCTCCATCAGTAGGAAAAACTATAGGTATGGCTATGGTTGATATAGAATATACTGAATTAGGAACAGAATTAGAAATAGTTATAAGAAAGAAAAAAGCTAAAGCGAAAGTTATAAGCAGAAAGTTCTTAGAAAGACACAATAAATCAA
This window harbors:
- a CDS encoding accessory gene regulator ArgB-like protein, which gives rise to MIKSCANKVTSFLVSNDAINDEEYEVYSYGFETLLAFIINISVILLLGLIVGKFVQTLLFLTCYCPIRQFTGGYHANSYRNCLLVFVFIFSINIITLDKLSYMNLNEVIICTTLISYIGICLLAPIEHRYNPLSTRQRKSYKKVAILLTSIVLIFVLLGIKYKPIYEYVLYSASVLVWIFIMLILAIIKKIRRE
- a CDS encoding cyclic lactone autoinducer peptide, whose product is MKKYLTSILKYVGSISAFAVSLSANTTSTWISHQPKVPEGVRKFKKIN
- a CDS encoding aspartate kinase; the protein is MENIIVQKYGGTSVGNVERIFNVAKRIIKTKESGSDVIVVVSAMGDTTDELIEKAKQVTLNPSSRELDMLVSTGEQISISLLSMAINSLGHKAISLTGPQCGVLTTGKHKNARIKEINTQRLKSELSKGNIIIVAGFQGINEKNDITTLGRGGSDTSAVAIASSIGAKKCEIYTDVDGVYTTDPRLVSTANKIDKISYDEMLELASLGAGVLHPRAVELARKYNMPLIVRSSLNDNPGTEIAEVNSMEKAIVSGVALDKDIAKVSVIEVPDKPGIAFKVFSALASNGIFFDMIIQNVTRNSVNDITFTVKGDELNEALDVTRKVAEEIGAKEVLYDRSVVKVSIVGTGIAGSADIASSFFQTLYDLGINIGMISTSEIKISCIIEEGKGVEALNALHSKFGLDKVSGKNKAV
- a CDS encoding homoserine dehydrogenase, which codes for MVKVGLLGLGTVGSGVYEILRDKKESLKKATGKNIEISKILVRDKSKDRGLGVDPSILTENVDDILNDSSIDILVEVLGGIELPYEYIIKSLRSGKHVVTANKAVISPYLDELHKLADENNVGLLYEASVAGGIPVIKGLKDIIKINSVSNIKGILNGTTNFILSKMYDEDLSFDEALSLAHKYGYAEADPTDDIEGFDAARKISILASLGFGAHVGFDDVVCRGITSVSASDIKNFKDLSLVPKLIGSATIAGNECSASVEPLLVDDSAPFASVKDAFNIVSIEGDIVDELQFYGRGAGKNPTANAVVTDILDIVLENYKEYSFTNNTDIKPSGSKLFKGNYYMRVSNVNSDKLLNSINDIGLNHKVISSGHELVILTEKIDSESMESMIAKLNLPKGSFCYLRIESENVNI
- the thrC gene encoding threonine synthase, producing MSLYYKSTRGDSEKVNSLEAIVKGIANDGGLYVPSYIEKIDMSLNELSKMNYQELAYYIINKFFPDFSEEELKDCVNSAYDEKFDTKEIAPIVEKSGAYFLELFHGPTLAFKDMALSILPYLLKTSATKLDYLKEIVILTATSGDTGKAALEGFKDVDGIKIIVYYPENGVSEVQERQMITQEGKNTYVVGIKGNFDDAQSGVKEAFNNREFNLDLDSEGYVLSSANSINIGRLVPQVVYYFHGYIELLRSGKIKEGDKINVVVPTGNFGNILAAFYAKKMGLPINRFICASNENNVLSDFFKDGVYDRRRELKLTNSPSMDILISSNLERLLYELSGEDDENLKELMDKLSQDGIYEVSDRIKVGLKDFYGNFATEEETHSAISKVYKGTDYVMDTHTAVAYSVYEKYKDETGDNTPTIIDSTASPFKFTRSVSDSLGIEIEGKNDFELIKELSNKTGLIIPNSIKDLETREILHKTVCNKDEIKEAIKKY
- the thrB gene encoding homoserine kinase, with product MIEVIVPATSANIGPGFDTLGIALNIYNKFTVEEIEAGLIIEGCEEKYADESNLVYQSMVKCFEKVGYEPKGIKISIETDIPVSRGLGSSATCIVGGIIAANELAGSPLNKKKILELATEMEGHPDNVAPALFGGMITSVYDEKVYYSKVNIAKGLKFLALIPNFKLSTKKSRSVLPKVVPHSDAIFNVGRVALMISALQNGEFDLLKIGGQDKLHQQYRGALIDGYDIILEHCKNIGVKGVFLSGAGPTILVAVEEDDNETYKEINKILDTLENKWEIKELSIDYKGAFFKKV
- a CDS encoding ACT domain-containing protein, producing MYSIESKYLVIDKDILPDVFEKVLLAKELLRTGEVKEITEAVKKVGISRSTFYKYKDSVFTLDERSMGKKVTLSFLLSHMQGVLSNVLQTISANGGNVLTINQDIPIHDVANVSITFDVSHIKISIEEVIEEVKSIEGVQKLVVVTME
- the sppA gene encoding signal peptide peptidase SppA, giving the protein MKQKRLVALGVFILLLILNTAFSSVENSIYTSKGEWYEEIHTQGSIEQLALLEVDGIIQDTGSGYAGLGTNYNHQTFLKQLEYAFENESIKGVVLKVNSPGGGVLESDEIHRKISLLKKEHKKPVVVYMDGVAASGGYYISAPADKIVANRNTMTGSLGVIMEGTNYHQLAENYGVKTDVIKSGAYKDIFSPMKEMTPEERAILQSLVDESYQFFVDVISEGRKLSKERVLEIADGRIYSALQAKELGLIDEIGYLEDAISSAAKLSNADNPTVVKFKQPKWSAFDTVFSYVSKYYNKSLGTNMIEIDKFTKSDRPKLMYLWIQ
- a CDS encoding RDD family protein, with product MRTYRLAGFWTRFLAYMIDILTIVSISGIILRGYAKEIPFLGISMVSIGIIGFIYFTVMTKLLGQTLGKMIMGIKVVRIDNKELDWITLVYREGIGRFISQLLGLHLGYIWCGFSPRKQTWHDSISDTYVVFIDELTCKHMIEVQE
- the gcvT gene encoding glycine cleavage system aminomethyltransferase GcvT; the encoded protein is MAKRTALYEMHKKHGGKLVDYAGWELSSDFAGLGLVAEHQAVRNAVGVFDVSHMGEIEIKGPEASKFAQYLMTNDLDSIGDGQVIYTYFCYEDGGIVEDLLVYKRNDQDLLLVVNGANIDKDVEWINQHASKFDVTVIDSSPQISEVAVQGPKAQATLQKLVNFDLDEIKFFHFKEDVDVAGVKCIVSRTGYTGEDGFEVYFANDDSIKVWEAVFEAGEEFGIQPAGLGCRDTLRFEANLPLYGNELTKDNSPLEAGYGFFVKVNKESDFIGKAALQKQKEEGLKRKVVGFELVDKGIPRHGYPVEVNGKEVGYVTTGYAAPSVGKTIGMAMVDIEYTELGTELEIVIRKKKAKAKVISRKFLERHNKSK